The Halomonas qaidamensis genome includes the window TAATACTCAGTTCAAGGTTAGCGATTGGTTTAGTGAGCTTGCACCGTCTACTCAAATGACTGTATTTGACATTATTGTGAGTAATCCACCCTATATTGCTGCTGACGACCCGCATTTGTGTCAGGGGGATGTGCGGTTTGAGCCACGATCTGCGCTGGTGGCGGGTGCTGATGGCATGGCTGATTTACTGCACTTGATTACCACGGCCCGCGAGTACCTTTCTCAAGGCGGCTGGCTAGCTCTAGAGCACGGGTATACACAAGCGGCCAGCGTGCGTCATGCGTTAGCGTGTGCAGGCTTTCAAAACGTTGAAAGTATGCAAGACGTTGGAGGTCATGAACGGGTTACTCTAGGGCACCTTTAATAACTGCCTGATTCATCAGTATTGGATCCTGCCATGAAACCAAAAAATAGAACGCTGGACCGAATCGATCTTAAAATTTTGCGCTGTTTGCAGGAAAACGCGCGAATTTCCTATGTCGATCTTGCCGCTGAAGTCGGCTTATCCACTACCCCTTGTTTAGAGCGTGTTAAACGCCTTGAACGTGCGGGCATCATTCGCGGCTATCAAGCTATACTTGATCCACAAGCACTGAAAGCCAATTTGTTGGTGTTTGTGGAGATTAGCCTGGAAACTCAGTCACCTGCTGTATTTGATGAGTTTCGTCGGGCGGTTGAGAAACTGCCGCAAATCCAAGAGTGTCACTTGGTGTCCGGCCAATTTGACTACATTTTAAAATGTAGAATTCCTGAGATGTCGGCATATCGACAGTTACTAGGCGACGTAGTACTGACATTGCCGGGAGTAAAAGAGTCTAAAAGTTACGTGGTAATGGAGGAAGTGAAAGAGAGCTTCAGCTTACACGTACCTGATTTCGAGGAATTTGAGGATAAGTAGCCTAATGATGGATGATCAGGCGCTGCTACGCTATAGCCGCCAAATTATGCTGCCTGAGGTTGATATTGAGGGGCAGGAACGCCTTAGAAGCGCTCATGCTCTCATTATTGGTGCGGGTGGGCTTGGTTCCCCAGTGGCTCTTTACTTAGCGGCCGCTGGCGTTGGCAAGATAACCATTGCGGATGCCGACACTGTAGAGGTGTCAAACCTGCAGCGCCAGATTGCTCACCAACAGGCAAGTATCGGCTCTAATAAAGCGCGTTCAGCAAAAGCGAGCATGCAGGCGCTTAACTCTGAGTGCCATGTTATCGCTTTGGAACAGCACGTTGATGGCCAGGCGCTTGAGGCGCTGGTCGCAGCGGTAGATGTGGTGTTGGATTGCACGGATCGTTTTTCGAGCCGCTATGCGATTAACGCTGCCGCTCATCAGGCCGGCGTACCACTGGTCTCTGGAGCGGCCATTCGTTTTTCTGGGCAGTTAGCGGTTTTTGATCCTCGTAACCCTACATGCCCCTGCTATGCGTGCCTATACCCGCCAGGGGACAGCGAAGATGAAGCCTTGAGCTGTGCTGAAAGCGGGGTAATGGCACCACTGGTTGGATTGATCGGCTGTTTTCAAGCGATAGAGGCTTTTAAGCTGTTGAGCGGCACAGGGAAGCCGCATCAAGGCCTTTCCACTTTTGAAGGCCTGAGTGGTCAGTGGCGCCACTTCCAAGTGCCTCGCGATCCTGCTTGCCCCGTGTGTGGTCGCGCTGGTTAGCCATACGGGTAAAAAAACGCCCGCTGAGCAGCGGGCGTGACGTCACGGTCTTTACGTCAAAGGAACAACCTAAAGGGCGGTAGGGGATCCGCCCAGCAGGCTAGCTAATGTCGAATCAGGTTAGTGGCGAATCAAGTAGTCAAACGCACCAAGTGATGCTTTTGCACCTTCACCCATGGCGATAATAATTTGCTTGTACGGCACGGTGGTAACGTCACCTGCGGCAAATACGCCAGGTACTGATGTCATGCCATGAGCATCGACAATGATTTCGCCGCGCGGTGTCATTTCAATAGGGGAGCCTTTCAGCCACTCGGTATTAGGCACGAGACCAATCTGTACAAAGATGCCCTCCAGAGCGATGGTCTTAAGCTCGTCAGTGTTGCGATCTTTGTACGTTAAGCCGTTAACACGGCTACCGTCCCCCGTCACTTCTGTGGTTTCAGCGTTTAAAATAATGTCTACGTTGGGCAGGCTCTTAAGCTTTTTCTGCAGCACGGCGTCTGCACGCATTTCACCCATAAACTCGACAAGAGTGACGTGGCCCACAATGCCGGCCAAATCGATCGCCGCTTCAACACCAGAGTTGCCGCCACCAATCACTGCTACGCGTTTACCCTTGAAGAGCGGGCCATCGCAGTGGGGGCAGTAAGCAACGCCTTTGTTGCGATACGTTTGCTCGCCGGGTACGTTCATTTCGCGCCAGCGCGCACCGGTCGCCAGCACGAGCGTTTTACTCTTTAATTTAGCGCCTGACTCGAAGATTACTTCGTGTAAACCACCTTCGGTTTCAGCTGCTTTAAATGTCGTCGCGCGCTGAAGATTCATTACGTCAACCTCATACTCTTTGACGTGTTCTTCCAGGGCGCTAACTAGCTTGGGACCTTCGGTATGGCTGACTGAAATAAAGTTTTCAATGCCCATGGTGTCTGCTACTTGGCCACCGAAACGCTCAGCAGCGACACCGGTGTTGATGCCTTTACGAGCTGAGTAAATCGCAGCGGATGCACCCGCCGGGCCACCACCAATCACTAGCGTATCAAAAGCCGCTTTTTCACTTAGCTTTTTGGCTTCACGCTCAGCAGCGCCTGTATCCACTTTAGCGAGAATCTGTTCTAGGGTCATGCGGCCCTGGTCAAATGGCTTACCATTTAAGTAGATGCTGGGAACCGACATGATTTCCCTGGCTTCGACTTCATCCTGGAACAGCGCGCCGTCGATGGCGACGTGGCGAACGTTCGGATTGAAAATTGCCATCAAGTTGAGCGCTTGAACAACATCTGGGCAGTTCTGGCAGGAGAGTGAGTAATACGTCTCGAACAGCATTTCACCGTCGAGTGCCTTGATTTGATTTAGCAGTTCTTCGGACGTTTTGGGGGGGTGTCCACCCACTTGTAGCAGTGCCAGCACCAACGAGGTGAACTCATGCCCCATCGGGATGCCCGCAAATACCACGCCGGTTTCTTCGCCGGGGCGGTTAATGGCAAATGACGGCGTGCGATTATCCTGGCCGTCAGTTTGCAGTGTAATCTTGTCGCTTAGGCTGCTGATGTCTTCGAGCAAGCCTAGCAACTCACGTGACTTGGCGCCGTCATCGAGGGACGCAACGATCTCGAACGGTTGAGTCACTTTTTCTAAATAAGCTTTCAACTGATTTTTTAAATTGGCGTCCAGCATGACAGTGGCTTCCTCGCAGTCAGCAGTAATGAGTTCTCAACCTAAAACGCTCGCTGCTGTTGAAATGAAAGACAGCATCATGAGAAAGAGCGATAGGGAAAACGATGGTTGCGTTAACACGGGTACTCAAAGAAAGACACCCGGGGTCGCCCGGGTGTCGCGCTGCCTTAAGGGCTACCCTGTATCGGCAGCAGTAGGCGGTTTAGATTTTGCCTACGAGATCTAGAGAAGGAGCAAGTGTCTCTTCACCTTCTTTCCATTTAGCCGGACATACTTCGTTCGGATTCTCACGAACGTATTGAGCGGCCTTCACTTTGCGCAGCAACTCTTCAGCGTTACGACCGATGTTACCAGCGTTGATTTCGACGATCTGGATTTTACCGTCAGGATCAACAACAAAGGTGCCGCGCTCAGCAAGACCCGCTTCTTCGATCAATACGTCGAAATTGCGAGAAATTTGCAAGGTCGGGTCGGCGATCATCGGGTACTGCAGTTTACCGATGGTTTCAGAGCTGTCATGCCAAGCTTTGTGAGTAAAGTGGGTGTCAGTAGACACGCTGTAGATCTCAACACCTAGCTTTTTAAATTCAGCGTAGTTGTCAGCCAGATCGCCAAGCTCTGTCGGGCAAACAAAGGTGAAATCAGCTGGGTAGAAAAAGAAAATAGACCACTGACCTTTCATGTCTGCTTCAGTAACGTCGATAAATTCGCCGTTCAGATAAGCAGTCGCTTTAAACGGTTTTACTTCAGTATTGATCAAGGACATCTATAACGTCTCCAAAATAAGTGAATGACAGTGGAAAAGATTGAGTTTTATTTTAACCAACTACGACTAATAGCTAAAATTGTAAAAATAAATACATGCAATAGCTTAAGGCTATGTGTGTGCATTATTAATATTTAGCTACCTTACAAGTGGGGGTGCAGTGAGCCGATCACAAGAATTTTTCACATGGACTTGCGATAGGCGTCGCTGCACCGCAGAATTCGCTCGTCTGGCATAGTCGCCATAGCTGTTTAGGCGTTTTGGCATAAGCTGAACATCTGAACGATGTGGCAATCCACAACTATTTTTATGATATCGGTTTTTATAAGGAGTAGTGAGATGGGGAATATTCACAAACTTTCAGTGGCCGTTACGGCCCTCTCTTTTGCCGTAGCGGCTGCCAGTGCCCAAGCGAATGAAGTGCGAGTTTATAATTGGTCTGACTATATCGCCCCTGAAACGCTTGAAACGTTTACCGAGCGCACCGGTATTGAGGTGATCTACGATGTGTATGACAGCAATGAAATCCTAGATGCGGCACTTTTATCGGGTCGTTCTGGCTATGATGTAGTGGTTCCTTCTACACATTATTTTACGCGTCAGTTAAAAGCTGGCGTTTATCAGCCGCTGAACCATGAGCTGTTACCCAACCTGGACAACCTTAATCCTGAGTTAAT containing:
- a CDS encoding Lrp/AsnC ligand binding domain-containing protein yields the protein MKPKNRTLDRIDLKILRCLQENARISYVDLAAEVGLSTTPCLERVKRLERAGIIRGYQAILDPQALKANLLVFVEISLETQSPAVFDEFRRAVEKLPQIQECHLVSGQFDYILKCRIPEMSAYRQLLGDVVLTLPGVKESKSYVVMEEVKESFSLHVPDFEEFEDK
- a CDS encoding HesA/MoeB/ThiF family protein, with product MMDDQALLRYSRQIMLPEVDIEGQERLRSAHALIIGAGGLGSPVALYLAAAGVGKITIADADTVEVSNLQRQIAHQQASIGSNKARSAKASMQALNSECHVIALEQHVDGQALEALVAAVDVVLDCTDRFSSRYAINAAAHQAGVPLVSGAAIRFSGQLAVFDPRNPTCPCYACLYPPGDSEDEALSCAESGVMAPLVGLIGCFQAIEAFKLLSGTGKPHQGLSTFEGLSGQWRHFQVPRDPACPVCGRAG
- the ahpF gene encoding alkyl hydroperoxide reductase subunit F → MLDANLKNQLKAYLEKVTQPFEIVASLDDGAKSRELLGLLEDISSLSDKITLQTDGQDNRTPSFAINRPGEETGVVFAGIPMGHEFTSLVLALLQVGGHPPKTSEELLNQIKALDGEMLFETYYSLSCQNCPDVVQALNLMAIFNPNVRHVAIDGALFQDEVEAREIMSVPSIYLNGKPFDQGRMTLEQILAKVDTGAAEREAKKLSEKAAFDTLVIGGGPAGASAAIYSARKGINTGVAAERFGGQVADTMGIENFISVSHTEGPKLVSALEEHVKEYEVDVMNLQRATTFKAAETEGGLHEVIFESGAKLKSKTLVLATGARWREMNVPGEQTYRNKGVAYCPHCDGPLFKGKRVAVIGGGNSGVEAAIDLAGIVGHVTLVEFMGEMRADAVLQKKLKSLPNVDIILNAETTEVTGDGSRVNGLTYKDRNTDELKTIALEGIFVQIGLVPNTEWLKGSPIEMTPRGEIIVDAHGMTSVPGVFAAGDVTTVPYKQIIIAMGEGAKASLGAFDYLIRH
- the ahpC gene encoding alkyl hydroperoxide reductase subunit C translates to MSLINTEVKPFKATAYLNGEFIDVTEADMKGQWSIFFFYPADFTFVCPTELGDLADNYAEFKKLGVEIYSVSTDTHFTHKAWHDSSETIGKLQYPMIADPTLQISRNFDVLIEEAGLAERGTFVVDPDGKIQIVEINAGNIGRNAEELLRKVKAAQYVRENPNEVCPAKWKEGEETLAPSLDLVGKI